From Varibaculum massiliense, a single genomic window includes:
- the mnmA gene encoding tRNA 2-thiouridine(34) synthase MnmA, which translates to MKVLAALSGGVDSAVAAALAIDAGHDVTAVHMALSANQTQNRCGSRGCCTVEDASDARLAASMLGIPFYVWDMAETFEETVVEDFLNEYRRGRTPNPCVRCNEFVKFRELATRADALGFDAVCTGHYARVLNGPGGVELHRAKCMEKDQSYVLAVMGREALEKVVFPLGEYESKSQVRAEAERRGLPMSAKPDSYDICFIADGDTRGFLRSHLGSKTGKIVDTEGAEVGTHSGAYQFTIGQRKGLNLGRPAVDGRPRYVLGTDMKTNTVVVGASELLSVDGITATDAVLLTESDNPALAGQAEVTLQYRAHGQQVPAKVYLEADGTLRAQLLKPTRAVASGQSLVVYAGDRAICEATIEDAFKQEKGQ; encoded by the coding sequence ATGAAAGTATTGGCAGCCCTGTCTGGAGGGGTAGATTCTGCGGTCGCCGCCGCCCTCGCAATTGATGCCGGACATGACGTCACCGCCGTACACATGGCGCTCAGTGCTAACCAAACCCAAAATCGTTGCGGTTCGCGGGGCTGCTGCACCGTAGAAGATGCCTCCGATGCACGTCTAGCAGCCTCTATGCTGGGGATTCCCTTCTACGTGTGGGATATGGCGGAAACCTTTGAGGAAACCGTAGTAGAAGATTTCCTGAATGAATACCGCCGCGGACGTACCCCTAATCCTTGCGTGCGCTGCAACGAATTCGTCAAATTCCGCGAACTCGCCACCCGCGCAGATGCCCTGGGATTCGATGCGGTATGTACCGGGCATTACGCGCGCGTTCTTAACGGACCAGGTGGAGTGGAACTGCACCGCGCCAAATGCATGGAAAAAGACCAATCCTACGTATTGGCGGTAATGGGGCGAGAAGCCTTAGAGAAAGTAGTTTTCCCGTTAGGGGAGTACGAATCGAAAAGCCAGGTGCGCGCGGAAGCGGAGCGGCGCGGTCTGCCCATGTCAGCCAAACCCGATTCCTACGATATTTGTTTCATCGCTGACGGGGACACTCGCGGATTCTTACGTTCTCACCTGGGTAGCAAAACCGGAAAAATCGTGGATACGGAGGGCGCGGAAGTCGGCACCCACTCGGGCGCCTATCAATTCACTATCGGGCAGCGCAAAGGACTAAACCTGGGTCGGCCGGCTGTCGATGGGCGTCCTCGCTACGTACTGGGTACCGATATGAAAACTAACACGGTAGTCGTTGGCGCCAGCGAGCTACTGAGCGTAGACGGAATTACCGCTACCGACGCGGTCTTACTGACTGAATCGGACAATCCGGCATTAGCCGGGCAGGCAGAAGTAACTTTGCAATATCGCGCGCATGGACAACAAGTACCGGCGAAAGTTTATTTAGAGGCAGACGGTACCTTGCGCGCCCAGCTGCTGAAGCCCACCCGCGCGGTCGCCTCCGGACAATCCCTAGTGGTCTATGCCGGGGATCGCGCAATCTGTGAGGCAACTATCGAAGACGCATTTAAGCAGGAAAAGGGGCAGTAG
- a CDS encoding cysteine desulfurase family protein — protein MELSYLDNAASEPLRPQALAAMNEAAASLAGIGANPSSAHAAGRKAAALLETARARVARALGAEPAEVIFTGGGTDSCALALRGLARAARRQESHRAQIVVSQVEHDAVGLNARDLQDAGFQVQLLPVDSGGVVELEAVAGLDTTKIAAVSVMSVCNENGVVQPVSELCHLLREKAVADTRARQSGHAAGGKGSGNSSDSGFAIHTDAIAAAGRQEINFADSPVDAISLACHKVGGPASLGVLLARREVKIASDRRGGGQERALRAGTQDVIAAVGAAAAFAAAQQELAETTRRHQQLREKLVQGALKITGVKLASNAPAVPGIVQFALAGAEAEGLLFSLDQAGICASAGSACHTGVARPSPVLLAQGYSEQDALGSLRISFGWSTRDEDVDRLLQALPGALNASRKLAERERK, from the coding sequence GTGGAGCTGAGCTACCTCGATAACGCTGCCTCCGAGCCGCTACGCCCGCAGGCGCTAGCGGCTATGAATGAGGCTGCCGCTAGCCTTGCCGGAATCGGGGCTAACCCGTCATCCGCGCACGCGGCTGGGCGCAAAGCGGCGGCGCTGCTAGAGACCGCCCGCGCCCGGGTGGCGAGGGCGCTGGGAGCCGAACCGGCAGAAGTCATTTTCACCGGGGGTGGCACCGATTCTTGTGCCCTGGCGCTGCGCGGTCTGGCTAGGGCGGCGCGCCGTCAGGAATCTCATCGCGCCCAAATAGTGGTTAGCCAGGTAGAACATGATGCAGTTGGGCTTAATGCCCGCGACTTGCAGGATGCCGGCTTCCAGGTGCAGCTACTGCCGGTAGATAGCGGCGGGGTAGTAGAGCTGGAAGCGGTAGCTGGCCTGGACACCACTAAAATAGCGGCGGTGTCGGTGATGAGCGTGTGTAACGAAAACGGGGTGGTACAGCCAGTTTCCGAGCTGTGCCACTTGCTGCGCGAAAAGGCAGTAGCAGATACGCGGGCGCGGCAGAGCGGTCACGCTGCCGGCGGGAAAGGTAGCGGGAACAGCTCAGATAGCGGGTTTGCTATTCACACTGACGCGATTGCTGCTGCCGGACGTCAAGAAATAAACTTTGCCGACTCCCCGGTAGATGCTATTTCGCTGGCCTGTCACAAAGTGGGCGGCCCGGCATCCCTCGGGGTGTTGCTAGCGCGCCGGGAAGTAAAAATCGCTAGCGACCGACGCGGCGGCGGCCAAGAACGGGCGCTTAGGGCTGGCACCCAAGACGTAATCGCCGCCGTAGGGGCAGCGGCAGCTTTTGCGGCAGCCCAACAAGAATTAGCAGAAACTACCCGTCGCCACCAGCAGTTACGGGAAAAGCTTGTACAAGGCGCGTTAAAGATTACGGGAGTAAAACTCGCCAGCAACGCCCCGGCAGTACCCGGTATTGTCCAGTTTGCGCTTGCAGGCGCGGAGGCCGAAGGACTGCTGTTCTCTCTGGATCAGGCGGGAATCTGCGCTTCGGCCGGTTCCGCCTGCCACACCGGGGTAGCCCGTCCCTCCCCAGTCCTCTTGGCGCAAGGATATAGCGAGCAGGACGCCCTGGGATCTTTACGGATCTCCTTCGGCTGGTCCACCCGGGACGAAGACGTAGACCGGCTCTTACAGGCACTACCGGGCGCCCTCAATGCCTCCCGGAAACTGGCAGAGCGGGAGAGGAAATAA
- a CDS encoding electron transfer flavoprotein subunit beta/FixA family protein — protein MRIVVTVKHVPNPQSERRIENGRLVRGEEDTLNDLDENAIEAALSAKAAVPDAEIIALTMGPEGAKKALLRALQMGADQAYHLCDPALAGSDVTVTARVLARAIQKIRDVDLVICGSSSLDGMTSMLPGALAATLNLPVISDASEVSFSGEGVAATSYQEGTALSLRAKYPLVLSVNDEANRPHYPGFKEMLAAKKKPVQQWDLTQLGLSAEEVGAADSGTEVLDAQLYQQTKNQGTIVTDSANAGEALAKYLVESGFAQEK, from the coding sequence ATGAGGATTGTCGTAACTGTAAAGCATGTACCCAACCCGCAGTCTGAGCGGCGAATCGAAAACGGTCGCTTGGTGCGCGGGGAAGAAGATACCCTGAACGACCTGGATGAGAACGCCATCGAGGCGGCGCTCAGCGCAAAAGCGGCAGTACCTGATGCCGAAATTATTGCGCTCACTATGGGGCCGGAGGGGGCGAAGAAAGCCTTGCTGCGCGCCCTCCAGATGGGGGCAGACCAGGCATATCACCTGTGTGACCCGGCTCTAGCGGGCTCGGATGTGACCGTGACTGCTCGGGTGTTGGCGCGGGCTATCCAGAAAATCCGGGACGTTGATTTGGTGATTTGCGGGAGTTCCTCCCTGGACGGGATGACCTCGATGCTGCCGGGAGCCTTGGCGGCTACCTTGAATCTGCCGGTGATTAGCGATGCCTCGGAAGTTAGTTTCAGCGGCGAGGGCGTGGCAGCCACCAGTTATCAAGAGGGAACCGCTTTAAGTTTGCGGGCGAAATACCCCCTGGTGCTTTCGGTAAATGACGAGGCGAACCGCCCCCACTATCCCGGATTTAAAGAAATGTTGGCGGCAAAGAAGAAACCGGTGCAGCAATGGGATCTGACGCAGCTAGGGTTAAGCGCGGAAGAAGTAGGGGCTGCCGATTCGGGAACCGAAGTGTTAGATGCCCAGCTTTATCAACAAACCAAGAACCAAGGAACTATCGTCACCGATTCGGCAAATGCCGGCGAAGCGCTAGCGAAATACCTGGTTGAATCCGGTTTTGCGCAAGAGAAGTAG
- the hisD gene encoding histidinol dehydrogenase, with product MLSITDFRANMPSGLALRQALPRAQMNIEEAAEKIRPLMREVKDRGAGALRDLSEKFDGVRPEHLRVPEQALSQALQQLDPAVREAMELSIEHNRAGHRAQLPTERITEIMPGGIVKQRWIPVERVGLYVPGGLAVYPSSVIMNVVAAQEAGVSEIAVTSPPQARFGGGVHPTILAACQLLGVKEVYAVGGAQAIAMLAYGASGEAGVDPDPLCQPVDVITGPGNIFVAAAKRLVRAVCGIDAEAGPTEIGIIADSSADPTLVAADMISQAEHDPNAASVLFTDSEELARKVEAVIVPAAQATKHSQRICQALSGSQSGIILVADMASAIEAANAYAPEHLEIHTAHAREVAEKICNAGAIFVGSYTPVPLGDYLAGSNHVLPTGGTGRYEGGLSVMAYLKPVQQVEYQREALKEMARPLTAFADAEDLPAHEEAVNCRFR from the coding sequence ATGCTCTCAATTACTGATTTTCGCGCTAATATGCCCAGTGGACTGGCGCTCCGCCAGGCGCTGCCGCGCGCCCAAATGAACATAGAGGAGGCGGCAGAAAAAATACGTCCCCTGATGCGGGAAGTAAAAGACCGCGGTGCCGGCGCCCTCCGAGATCTTTCCGAAAAGTTCGATGGGGTCCGGCCCGAGCATTTGCGAGTTCCCGAGCAAGCACTCTCCCAGGCATTGCAGCAGCTTGATCCGGCAGTTCGGGAAGCCATGGAGCTGTCTATCGAACATAACCGCGCCGGTCACCGCGCGCAGCTCCCGACTGAACGGATAACCGAGATAATGCCCGGAGGCATCGTTAAACAGCGCTGGATTCCAGTAGAGCGAGTAGGGCTTTACGTACCCGGCGGCTTGGCAGTCTACCCCTCCTCGGTAATTATGAACGTGGTGGCTGCCCAAGAAGCTGGAGTCAGCGAAATTGCGGTCACCTCCCCGCCACAAGCCCGGTTTGGAGGCGGGGTTCATCCCACGATTTTGGCTGCCTGCCAACTGCTGGGGGTTAAGGAAGTCTACGCAGTAGGCGGGGCGCAAGCGATCGCCATGTTAGCTTATGGGGCGAGCGGGGAAGCGGGCGTAGATCCCGATCCACTTTGCCAACCAGTAGACGTAATCACCGGTCCCGGTAACATCTTCGTAGCCGCCGCTAAACGCCTGGTACGGGCAGTTTGTGGAATCGACGCGGAGGCCGGGCCTACCGAGATTGGGATTATCGCCGATAGCAGCGCCGACCCCACACTGGTAGCTGCAGATATGATTTCCCAGGCCGAACACGACCCCAACGCCGCTTCGGTACTTTTTACCGACTCTGAGGAACTAGCTCGCAAGGTAGAAGCAGTAATCGTTCCGGCAGCGCAGGCTACCAAGCACTCCCAGCGGATTTGCCAGGCACTAAGTGGTTCCCAATCGGGGATTATCCTGGTGGCCGATATGGCTAGCGCCATCGAGGCTGCTAATGCTTATGCGCCCGAACACTTAGAGATTCACACCGCCCACGCCCGGGAAGTGGCAGAGAAAATCTGTAACGCCGGCGCGATTTTTGTCGGTTCCTACACCCCGGTTCCCCTGGGGGACTATTTGGCGGGCTCTAACCACGTCCTCCCCACCGGGGGAACCGGACGTTACGAGGGTGGACTGTCAGTAATGGCATATCTCAAGCCGGTACAGCAGGTCGAGTACCAGCGTGAGGCACTTAAAGAAATGGCGCGTCCTCTAACCGCGTTTGCGGACGCCGAAGATCTTCCGGCACACGAAGAAGCCGTGAACTGCCGATTTAGATAG
- a CDS encoding electron transfer flavoprotein subunit alpha/FixB family protein has translation MSEKIDKDVLIFAHPDAARPQHLSVAAARLITLAREITDGKVVALAPSTIAPHHFSQVGVAAVRYFDPEETGTWQVGAVLADLVGSAVRNGDFGAVLLPSTSWGRDGAAQCAIILGSGASVDVTSLKVVDGKLVAGKSVLDGTWETSYYIRRGIPVVAMRTTSLSAVPVAEAGEVETENLQVELRESTKRIQVVSQEDTGSSHAGLTEAPVVVCAGRGVNGDFGPAEQLAEVLGGSVGATRVACEQGWIDRAAQIGQSGISIAPNLYIGMGVSGDHHHVCGIRGAKKIVAICDDPEARIFEMADFGVVGDLFTVVPDALSRIKPLDA, from the coding sequence GTGAGTGAAAAAATAGATAAAGACGTTTTAATTTTTGCCCACCCGGATGCGGCTCGTCCCCAGCACCTGTCGGTGGCGGCGGCGCGCCTGATTACTTTGGCGCGTGAAATCACTGACGGCAAGGTAGTAGCACTCGCGCCCTCCACCATTGCCCCTCACCATTTTTCCCAAGTCGGGGTAGCGGCAGTGCGCTACTTTGACCCGGAAGAAACCGGAACCTGGCAGGTAGGGGCAGTTCTAGCCGACCTGGTGGGCTCTGCGGTGCGCAACGGCGACTTCGGGGCAGTGCTGCTGCCTTCGACCTCCTGGGGGCGCGATGGTGCTGCTCAATGCGCGATTATTTTAGGCTCCGGAGCCAGCGTGGATGTGACCAGCTTAAAGGTAGTTGATGGGAAACTGGTTGCCGGTAAATCGGTACTCGATGGCACCTGGGAAACCAGTTACTATATTCGCCGCGGAATTCCGGTAGTGGCCATGCGTACCACTTCCCTTTCGGCAGTTCCGGTAGCCGAAGCCGGCGAGGTAGAAACCGAAAACCTGCAGGTAGAGCTGCGCGAATCCACTAAACGCATCCAAGTGGTTTCTCAGGAAGACACCGGATCTTCACACGCGGGACTAACCGAAGCGCCAGTAGTGGTATGCGCCGGTCGCGGCGTTAACGGCGATTTTGGTCCGGCCGAGCAGTTGGCAGAGGTATTAGGCGGATCCGTAGGGGCGACCCGCGTGGCCTGCGAACAAGGCTGGATTGATCGCGCCGCCCAAATCGGGCAATCTGGTATCTCCATCGCTCCTAACCTGTATATCGGGATGGGGGTTTCCGGGGATCACCACCACGTGTGCGGGATTCGCGGCGCCAAGAAAATCGTGGCAATCTGTGACGATCCCGAGGCGCGCATTTTTGAAATGGCAGACTTCGGGGTAGTCGGGGATCTGTTCACGGTAGTTCCAGATGCCCTGTCCAGAATCAAACCGCTGGACGCATAG
- a CDS encoding RNA-binding S4 domain-containing protein, with product MADNNSTPLPAISVRGTIKLGQFLKLANLVEDGAEARMFIQSGDVTVNGEVETRRGSTLSPGDIVQINLPSGTTGAQVSR from the coding sequence GTGGCAGATAATAACAGCACACCTTTACCGGCTATTTCAGTGCGCGGCACCATCAAACTGGGACAATTTTTAAAGCTGGCAAATTTGGTCGAGGACGGCGCCGAGGCGCGAATGTTCATTCAATCCGGTGACGTTACGGTTAACGGCGAGGTAGAGACCCGCCGCGGCAGTACCCTCTCCCCCGGCGATATCGTGCAGATAAACCTCCCCAGCGGCACCACCGGAGCCCAAGTCTCCCGTTAA
- a CDS encoding peroxiredoxin, with protein MSELTPGQKAPDFTLPTDQGSEVSLQGLLEESEKGAVIYFYPKASTPGCTTEACDFRDSLNSLKSAGYAVVGISPDKMPALEKFRDKQDLNFPLASDPEREVMSAWGAYGEKNSYGRLVKGVIRTTVVVGKDGKVVLAKYRVRAKGHVARLRKELGID; from the coding sequence ATGTCAGAGTTAACCCCAGGTCAAAAGGCTCCAGATTTCACCTTGCCTACCGATCAAGGCAGTGAAGTTAGTTTGCAAGGACTCTTGGAAGAATCCGAAAAAGGGGCAGTTATTTACTTCTATCCCAAAGCCTCCACCCCAGGCTGTACTACCGAGGCCTGCGATTTCCGCGACTCTTTAAACTCCCTAAAGTCCGCCGGATACGCGGTGGTGGGTATCAGCCCCGATAAAATGCCAGCCCTAGAAAAGTTCCGGGACAAACAAGACTTAAACTTTCCGCTAGCCTCTGATCCGGAACGGGAAGTGATGAGTGCCTGGGGTGCCTACGGAGAAAAGAACTCCTATGGGCGCCTGGTAAAAGGGGTAATCCGCACGACCGTAGTAGTGGGCAAAGACGGAAAAGTAGTGCTCGCCAAATATCGGGTACGCGCCAAAGGACATGTGGCGCGGCTGCGCAAAGAACTGGGAATCGATTAG
- the dnaE gene encoding DNA polymerase III subunit alpha, whose translation MAPAKDFVHLHVHTDYSMLDGAARIGKLVERAKEVGQPAVAITDHGYLFGAYEFYAAARKAGIKPIIGLEAYITPGTSRFDQTRQLWGEESQRSDDVSARGAYTHMTLLSRTTEGMHNLFRLGSLASIDGQMQKWPRADRDLLERYSTGLIGTSGCPSGEIQTRLRLGQWEEAKRAAGELQDIFGKENFFIELMDHGLQIERRVRNDLLKLAKVIDAPLVATNDSHYVLESDQPTQDALLCINSGSRLDDENRFKFEGSGYYLKTAEQMRELFSEFPEACDNTLKIAEMCEVHFQTTAEGADYMPQFQVPAGEDATSWFVKEVQRGLHKRYPQGIPEKSQKQADYECGIITQMGFPGYFLVVADYINWAKEQGIRVGPGRGSGAGSIVAYAMGITELDPLEHGLMFERFLNPERVSMPDIDVDFDERRRGEVIDYVTEKYGKDRVAQVVTYGKIKAKQALKDSCRIMDKPYALGDQLTKKMPPAIMGKDIPLSGIYDPKHPRYGEASEFRQYVSDNEGEVKPVIKMAQGLEGITRQWGVHACAVIMSSHDLTDIVPMMKRLADGAIITQFDYPTCETLGLLKMDFLGLRNLTVISDALDNIVANGKEPLDLEHVPLDNRPTYELLSRAETLGVFQLDSAGMRSLMRLMKPTEFSDISAVGALYRPGPMGANSHTNYALRKNGRQEIEPIHPALSDALADILDETYGLIVYQEQVMAIAQKVAGYSLGQADILRRAMGKKKKKEMDKQYSRFHDGMIERGYPEEAASKLWEILVPFSSYAFNKSHSAAYGLVSYWTAYLKANYPTEYMAALLTSTKDNKDKLGLYLRECRRMNIAVLPPDVNASDSDFTAVGESIRFGLSAVRNVGTNVVSEIVKSRNEKGAYTSFHDFLDKVPIEVCNKRVVESLIKAGAFDSLGHARRPLESIHIEAVDSVIDVKRNAAMGQEDLFGMMDADEAVTFTVQIPDLPEWDKRQKLKFERDMLGLYVSDHPLQGMETILAHNSDTEIVDLSSEDGVRDGQQIQICGLVTGLQRKTTKRDGNLWAIATIEDISGSTDVLFFPQTYQKYSQDLVEDEIVSVRGRVRIRDEEASLYAQEMMLPDISQVATGPLNIYLAANRLTEEVAEQLREILGSSPGQSEVRMHLRSSKGTTIVQLGDDLRVNRGSGLAAQLKTLLGLHCLEKRK comes from the coding sequence ATGGCTCCAGCGAAAGATTTTGTTCATCTTCATGTTCATACCGACTATTCCATGTTGGATGGAGCTGCTCGGATTGGGAAACTGGTGGAACGCGCGAAAGAGGTCGGTCAACCCGCAGTTGCCATCACTGATCACGGATATCTTTTTGGTGCCTACGAGTTCTACGCTGCTGCCCGTAAAGCGGGAATCAAGCCCATAATCGGTCTCGAAGCATATATAACCCCTGGTACCTCCCGTTTTGACCAGACCCGGCAACTGTGGGGGGAAGAAAGCCAAAGAAGCGATGATGTATCTGCTCGCGGTGCCTATACCCACATGACTTTGCTGTCGCGCACTACCGAAGGAATGCATAACCTGTTTCGCCTCGGCTCGCTAGCCTCTATAGATGGGCAGATGCAAAAGTGGCCGCGCGCCGACCGGGATCTGCTGGAACGCTACTCTACCGGGTTAATCGGAACCAGCGGTTGTCCCTCCGGAGAAATCCAGACCCGCCTACGCCTGGGGCAATGGGAAGAAGCTAAGCGAGCCGCCGGGGAACTGCAAGATATTTTCGGGAAAGAAAACTTCTTTATCGAACTAATGGATCACGGGCTGCAAATCGAACGGCGAGTACGCAATGACTTGCTGAAACTGGCGAAAGTTATTGACGCCCCCCTGGTAGCCACCAATGACTCCCACTACGTGCTGGAAAGTGATCAACCCACCCAAGACGCGCTGCTGTGTATTAACTCGGGTTCGCGCCTCGACGATGAAAATCGTTTCAAATTTGAAGGGTCCGGGTACTACCTGAAAACTGCGGAGCAAATGCGGGAACTATTCTCTGAATTCCCCGAGGCCTGCGATAACACTTTGAAAATTGCGGAAATGTGCGAGGTGCATTTTCAAACCACCGCTGAAGGCGCCGACTATATGCCCCAGTTCCAGGTGCCGGCGGGGGAAGACGCCACCAGTTGGTTCGTGAAAGAAGTCCAGCGAGGATTACATAAACGTTACCCGCAAGGGATTCCCGAAAAGTCACAGAAACAGGCCGATTACGAATGTGGAATCATTACCCAAATGGGGTTCCCCGGATACTTCCTGGTAGTCGCTGACTATATTAACTGGGCGAAAGAACAAGGTATCCGGGTAGGGCCGGGGCGCGGATCGGGCGCCGGATCTATCGTGGCCTACGCGATGGGGATAACCGAACTTGATCCCCTGGAGCATGGATTAATGTTTGAGCGCTTCCTCAACCCCGAACGAGTGTCCATGCCCGATATCGATGTGGACTTCGATGAGCGCCGGCGCGGAGAAGTCATTGATTACGTGACCGAAAAATACGGGAAAGACCGGGTCGCTCAGGTAGTCACCTACGGCAAAATTAAAGCCAAGCAGGCCTTAAAAGACTCTTGCCGAATCATGGATAAGCCTTATGCTCTGGGTGATCAGCTCACCAAGAAAATGCCGCCGGCGATTATGGGGAAGGATATTCCCCTTTCCGGAATCTACGATCCCAAGCATCCGCGCTACGGGGAAGCTAGCGAGTTTCGCCAATATGTTTCCGATAACGAGGGCGAGGTAAAGCCAGTTATCAAAATGGCGCAAGGGCTAGAGGGTATTACTCGCCAATGGGGAGTACACGCCTGCGCCGTCATCATGTCTAGCCACGATTTAACCGATATTGTTCCTATGATGAAACGCCTGGCAGACGGGGCAATTATCACCCAATTCGACTATCCCACCTGCGAAACTTTGGGACTGTTGAAAATGGACTTCCTGGGGCTACGTAACCTTACGGTTATTTCGGACGCCCTCGATAATATCGTGGCGAATGGAAAAGAACCCCTAGATTTAGAACACGTTCCCCTGGACAACCGCCCTACCTACGAGCTGCTGTCACGCGCAGAAACCCTGGGGGTATTCCAGCTAGATTCCGCGGGAATGAGGTCGCTGATGCGGCTAATGAAACCCACCGAATTCTCGGATATTTCCGCGGTTGGCGCCCTCTATCGCCCCGGCCCTATGGGGGCAAACTCCCACACCAACTATGCTTTGCGGAAAAATGGGCGCCAAGAAATCGAGCCTATTCACCCCGCACTCTCCGACGCCCTCGCCGATATTTTGGATGAAACTTATGGGTTGATTGTCTACCAGGAGCAGGTAATGGCGATCGCCCAAAAAGTCGCCGGGTATTCCCTGGGGCAGGCAGATATTTTGCGGCGAGCCATGGGTAAGAAAAAGAAAAAGGAGATGGATAAGCAGTATTCGCGTTTCCATGACGGAATGATTGAGCGCGGATACCCCGAGGAAGCTGCCAGTAAACTGTGGGAAATTCTGGTTCCCTTCTCGTCCTACGCCTTCAATAAGTCACACTCCGCTGCCTACGGGTTAGTTTCCTATTGGACGGCCTACCTCAAAGCCAACTATCCCACCGAATATATGGCGGCGCTGCTGACCTCCACTAAAGACAACAAGGATAAACTCGGGCTCTACCTGCGAGAATGTCGCCGCATGAATATCGCGGTGCTACCTCCGGACGTGAACGCCTCCGACTCAGATTTCACTGCGGTCGGCGAATCCATCCGCTTCGGTCTGTCAGCGGTGCGCAATGTGGGTACCAATGTGGTGTCCGAAATCGTAAAATCCCGAAACGAAAAAGGTGCCTATACTTCCTTCCATGATTTCCTGGACAAAGTTCCCATTGAGGTATGCAATAAACGGGTAGTGGAATCCCTGATTAAAGCCGGGGCTTTTGATTCCTTAGGACACGCTCGCCGCCCGCTCGAGTCTATCCATATCGAGGCTGTGGACTCGGTTATCGACGTGAAACGAAACGCCGCTATGGGGCAAGAAGACCTCTTCGGGATGATGGATGCCGATGAGGCAGTAACTTTCACCGTGCAAATCCCCGATCTGCCCGAATGGGACAAGCGCCAAAAACTCAAGTTCGAGCGCGATATGTTGGGGCTTTACGTCTCCGACCACCCCTTACAGGGAATGGAGACGATTCTTGCCCACAATAGTGACACTGAAATCGTGGATCTGTCCAGCGAAGATGGGGTCAGAGACGGGCAGCAAATCCAAATTTGTGGTCTCGTCACCGGACTGCAACGCAAAACCACAAAACGTGACGGAAACTTGTGGGCAATCGCCACCATCGAAGATATTTCCGGTTCCACCGATGTATTGTTCTTCCCGCAAACCTACCAAAAGTATTCACAAGACCTGGTAGAGGACGAAATTGTGAGTGTGCGGGGGCGGGTGCGGATTCGTGACGAAGAAGCTTCCCTCTATGCACAAGAAATGATGCTGCCCGACATTAGCCAGGTAGCAACCGGCCCTTTAAATATCTATCTCGCCGCTAATCGCCTAACCGAGGAGGTGGCGGAACAACTGCGGGAAATCCTGGGTTCTAGTCCGGGACAAAGCGAGGTCCGGATGCATCTGCGCAGTTCTAAAGGCACTACTATCGTGCAGCTCGGTGACGATTTGCGGGTAAACCGCGGATCCGGTTTGGCGGCGCAGCTGAAAACCCTGCTAGGCCTCCACTGTCTAGAAAAGCGCAAATAA